The Ferrimicrobium sp. genome contains a region encoding:
- a CDS encoding chloride channel protein, translating into MPIYPPMARYGSKVVRTLNDLLRRLQRLIHRFFGRLNQTGHNSDSRGAEQANVPPRLADLPPRFWVLVLLTGVGAGIGAMVMMGVLRTVQHIAFDYHSGEFSNAVAAHSALRLVVVLAIGGMVTGLGLWALRRFTGSTGGEPTEVVWSRTGNLSLIRTLATGVLSEITVAMGGSIGREAAPQRTGAATGSFLARRFSLPPEQRSLLIACGAGAGLGAVYNVPLAGALFALEIYLGTMSLPLVLPALLTSGIAVVVSWITLPAHTVYFVPKLANPTTSLIVFAIVIGPVMGLASAGYVKIITWASDHRPKGRLLFIQPVLVFTALGFVAISYPLLLGNGVDLAQYAFTGSASAGLLVLLALAALKPVATAACLRSGASGGLFTPTMSFGAIFGALIGHLWLLMWPGPSVAAFAVIGAAALLAGAIEAPLTGIAMTIELTRTIAITAPILIAAVGATLISRRFDLRSIYSARLSPQPPDPPPSSSPQPPPE; encoded by the coding sequence ATGCCAATATACCCGCCTATGGCGCGCTATGGATCAAAGGTCGTTCGCACGTTGAATGATCTACTCCGTCGTCTCCAACGACTGATTCACCGCTTCTTTGGTCGACTAAACCAAACAGGTCACAACTCGGATTCACGAGGAGCCGAACAGGCGAATGTCCCACCCCGACTTGCGGACCTTCCACCGCGCTTCTGGGTGTTGGTACTGCTCACCGGCGTCGGGGCAGGTATCGGAGCGATGGTGATGATGGGAGTCCTCCGAACCGTGCAACACATCGCGTTTGATTACCACTCGGGCGAGTTCTCAAACGCCGTCGCAGCCCACAGCGCCTTACGACTCGTCGTTGTACTCGCCATCGGTGGTATGGTCACCGGCCTCGGGCTGTGGGCACTGCGCCGCTTTACCGGCAGCACCGGAGGCGAGCCAACCGAGGTCGTATGGTCACGAACAGGAAACCTGTCGCTCATTCGAACGCTCGCTACGGGGGTGCTCTCGGAGATCACCGTTGCGATGGGAGGGTCCATAGGGCGCGAAGCGGCACCCCAACGCACGGGCGCTGCCACCGGTAGCTTTCTGGCACGAAGGTTCTCACTCCCCCCAGAACAACGATCGCTCCTGATTGCCTGTGGAGCAGGTGCCGGACTCGGCGCGGTCTACAACGTCCCCCTCGCCGGAGCACTCTTTGCGCTCGAGATCTACCTCGGCACGATGTCGCTGCCACTTGTGCTTCCCGCCTTATTGACATCAGGAATTGCGGTAGTTGTATCGTGGATTACTCTCCCCGCTCACACCGTGTACTTCGTGCCCAAACTGGCGAACCCCACCACCTCACTGATCGTCTTCGCCATCGTTATTGGACCAGTCATGGGTCTTGCGTCTGCTGGTTATGTCAAGATCATCACCTGGGCGAGTGATCACCGGCCCAAGGGGCGACTTCTCTTCATCCAACCAGTGCTCGTCTTCACCGCATTAGGTTTCGTCGCGATCTCGTACCCACTTCTACTGGGTAACGGTGTCGATCTCGCGCAATATGCTTTCACCGGCTCGGCCAGCGCTGGTCTGTTGGTTCTTCTCGCACTTGCGGCACTCAAACCGGTAGCCACCGCTGCCTGTCTGCGCAGCGGAGCGTCCGGTGGCCTCTTCACCCCAACCATGAGCTTCGGCGCAATTTTCGGTGCACTTATTGGCCACCTTTGGTTGCTCATGTGGCCAGGACCATCAGTCGCAGCCTTCGCCGTGATCGGAGCAGCAGCGCTACTGGCTGGCGCCATAGAGGCACCCCTCACTGGTATCGCGATGACTATCGAACTCACGCGCACGATCGCCATCACTGCACCGATCCTCATTGCCGCCGTTGGAGCAACCCTCATCTCGCGGCGCTTCGACTTACGCTCCATCTACTCAGCGAGGCTGTCTCCACAACCCCCTGACCCACCACCATCTTCATCTCCTCAACCACCGCCCGAGTAG